The DNA region TTCTTTAATGCTGTTAGAACTGAAAATCACTATCTATACCCTGGGATTTGCTGTAGCAGCATTGATACCTGCATTTTATGggatgaatttgaaaaatttcattgaagattCCCATTTTGGCTTCATAGGTGCTGTGTTCTTCTCTATAATTGGAGGCTATATCACCGTTAAAAAGGGATTCCAATTATTAAGGAACGTAACTAGATTGTCTATGGTTAGTTCTGGCCCTCGTATCACGTCTTTAAATCCAAAAATTACTACCCATCCTGTTAATATGGCTAAAAAGAGACCACTATGGCATAGAATGcttggaaaattcaaatttgccCACAAAATAGAGGGCCCTAGATCTACATGGACACGAGAGGATAAAGACCTGGTATGGAAATGGCTGATAGAAGATAAAAAGGACTAGTAAGGGATAAATATAttgcatttttttaataaaaaaacaGATACAAATAGAACTTTGTAAATATCACATAAAGCTAAGCtctataaataaataatgatgcATTTTCTATTAATTATACTATTTGCTACTTCATACAATTATTTTACAGCTACGTAtacaaaataaataatcGTCGCATAATATTAACTTTAGatagataatttttctttgaataagGTGTCAAGTTCAACGACAGCCTTGTTAACTTCAACGGATTTGTCACCCATACCTTGGAACACGTTACCTTTACCACCAGCTTTACCACCGACGATACTTGAAACTTGCTTGATTAAAGTTTGACCTTCAATACCTTGAGAAAGAGCGTCATCAGAAATGTAACAACCATGTGCAATCTTGCCCTCTGGATCGTTACCTGTGAATAAATACATTGATTTGTCCTTGGCGGAGGTCTTCATGAAGTTAACCGCTTCAGTGATAGCCTTAGCATTCGTTGGaatatcaatgaatttgacGAAATATTTAGCGTCCTGATTTTCGGCGAAATAGTTTTTAACTTCATCAACAGTTTGCTTGATTTCCTTCTTGGCTCTTGATTTGACTTCATCCTTAACAAGCTTATCAGCcttgttgaatttttcttttaattcatGCTTTGTGATAACAGAAATGGATAACTGTCCCAATTGAACACCTAACtcctttaatttcttttctttgattggAGAAAATGGTAATTGTTCAGCCCTAGTTAAAGCTTCAGCAAATTCATCAGCGATTCTTTGAGCTTCAAAAGCTTCAGTACCAGTGACGGCAACAATTCTTCTGATACCCTTAGCAATACCACTTTCTTCTAAGACGACAAAGTACTTAATGTCAGAAGTCTTGTTAACATGGGTACCACCACAGAATTCGACAGAGTACTTATGCCATTCTTCACTAGTTGGGTTAGCCAATAGATCATCAACTGGAACACCAACAGAGACAACACGGACAGGATCTGGATAAGTTTCACCAAAGACGGCACGAACAGATGAAATTTGTTTGGCTAAGTCTAATGGGACGTCCTTGTAGTAGACAGTTAAATTGTCTTTAATTTGTTGgttggaaattttttcaacgTCACGTAATTCATCAATAGTTAAGGCTTTCTTGTGAGAGAAATCGAATCTCAACTTTTCTGGTGCAACTAAAGAACCCTTTTGATCAACATCGTTACCTAATGTTTCTTTTAGGGCTAAATTCAAGATATGTGTACCGGTATGGTTGTTCTTAATTGGGAAACGGCGTAATTCATCATAGGCAGCAATGATCTTATCACCAACAGACAATTTACCTTCTTCTAAAGAACCAGTGTGGAAAACGAAACCGTTGTATAATTGAACATTTTCGACGTTGAATTCAGCAACATCATCAATGACAATTTTACCAGTGTCATATTCTTGACCACCTTGTTCAGCGTAGAAACATGTCTTATCTAAAATAATACCGTATTTCTTACCTGGTTCGCTGATTTCATTGACAAAATTAGAACCGTCATGTAATTTTAAGATAGTACCTTCAATGTTTTCAGTACCGTACTTAGCTTTATCGTCAGTCTTTGCGACGTTTTCTTCATTCAGTTCATTTAATTCGTGGACATTTAATTTGATTAAATCGGAACCACCCTTCTTACCACCTCTCTTGGAAGCTTCATAAGATTCTTGCTTAGCTTTCTCGAAACCTGGTCCATCAATTTTCAGGCCTTGTTCTTCTGCCATTAATTCGGTTAAATCAACTGGGAAACCGTAAGTGTCATATAATCTCCATACTTGCTTACCGTCTAGAGTCTTTGAAGTAGTTTGAGAAGCAGTAGTAGCGTATTTTTCGAATAATCTTTCACCACGATCTAATGTCTTAGCGAAAGAggcttcttcttcatctaagatttcaaataagAAAGATGGGTCTTTAGTTAATTCTGGGAAGATATCTTTGACTTGTTCGATTAAAGTTGGAGCTAACGTGGAGAAGAAGTTACCGATTGGGTAGTTCATGTATTTACGAGCATAACGAGCACCTCTTCTTAAGATACGTCTTAAGACGTAACCTCTACCTTCGTTATTTGGAACACCACCGTCAGCTAAAGCGAAAGTTAATGTACGAACATGATCAGCTAAGACTCTGTAGGCGGTATCTATGTTATCTTTGTCTTCATCACCGAATTTACCAGTGTATGATCTAGCACCGgtaatttcttgaatcttCGCAAATAAAGGTTGGAAAACATCTGTATCGTAGTTAGATCTGACGTCTTGTAAGACGGAAACCAATCTTTCAAAACCCATACCGGTATCGATATGTTTAGCAGgtaatgatttcaaagaacCATCGCTTTCTCTGttatattgaatgaaaactAAATTCCAGACTTCCAAGACATCTGGATCATCTTGGTTAACTAAAGAAGCGGCATTTCTCCCACCGATTCTATCATAATGGATTTCAGAACATGGACCACATGGACCTTGGTCACCCATTTCCCAGAAATTATCCTTGGCATTACCTGGTAAGATATGATCTTCTGGGACACCAACATCTCTCCATAATTGACGagcttcttcatcagcTTCTAGGCCTTGCTTGGCATCACCTTCAAAATAGGTGACATAAAGTCTGTCTTTTGGAATACCGTATACATTAGTTAATAAATCCCAAGCGTAATGGATAGCATCAGTCTTGAAATAGTCACCGAAAGACCAGTTACCTaacatttcaaagaaagtgTGATGATAAGAATCCTTACCAACATCTTCCAAATCGTTATGCTTACCACCAGCTCTAACACACTTTTGAGAGTTGTAAGCCCTCTTTAAAGTGTAAAATTCAGAAGCTGGATCAACAGTACCAAGGAAAATTGGTTTATATTGGTTCATACCAGCATTAGCGAATAATAAAGTTGGATCATCGAATGGTACGACTGGGGAGGACTTGATGAATTTGTGTTCTTTGGAATTAAAATAGTTTAAGAACGTATTACGAACATTCGTAGCAGTCCATTTTTGCTTGTCACCTATAGTCATCGTTCTTCTACTTATGATTTGTAAAGATGTTCTGCGAAACGTCGTAAAAAGAAGTATTTATTGTGATCTGGAAAAGATAAGGGGAAataaaacttcaaaaatttgtacGAAAGAAGTTTTTTGTAAACAACTTATACTCTGACAGAGATCTTCAAAACTGTTGTTTCTTTAAATCGAGTCCTCTTAGCAACTCAAGAATTGCTTCTTCTcgatttctttttattttttcttttcagatATCGccaagtgaaaaatttcagtcGTCGCATCGAGAGAATGCTTTCTTTTGGCAACTTGACGGCTGACTGTGTGACGAGCGATGAGCGAGGAGAAACGGTCCTTGGTGCAGTGACTGGGTCCAAAGGTTATGGGGTATCATATGTATGGTGTATCTTGAGCGAAAAGAGACTTGGAATTGACAAAAACAGTGAGAACTAGCATGTGAGAGCttcaaaatgaattgaCAATTTGAACTCATTGTATACGGAGGATTCCTACTTAGGTAATTTTGTGATTTCTAGTGGATGAAAAGGGAAATTCTGTAGCTATTTCTGTTCCAAAGGCCAGTTGGAATAGCTGTCAAGAGAGAGTTTATACTGTGAACCGACGGCAACTTACGGCAGTTTAGTATCTAGTAGAGCTGGGTTGAGTTATGAAAATGCTACTTCTGTTGGTGTATCTGCTAtgtcaatttctttcaaggACACTGGCGATTAAACTATCTGTACCGAATGATGCATTCGGCGTCCCTGAATCATTAAGAATATGGTCTATCGTGAATAAGCTGGCTCTGGACAACAATATCGATGCTAGTATTTTGAATGAACTGTACCCCGTGATTACGAAACTCGAGGAACTGGATGAGGCTCAGTCTGTTACTGATTTGGTCTATGATCACTTAAATGATGCTGTCTCCAATGACATGGCACAGtttttcaaactttttGACTCTCTATACCCTATGGGGCTgcaatttgaagatgatttgaaCACTCCATTGaataatgacaattttttcatgttAAATGAccaaaaatattccaaacCTGACGATGTCTTTtatttaaaatcaaaagagCTAAAAAATCAAGCTAAACTTGGGGATTCAGATGTTATTGCTTCAAGAAATGATGTAGTTATAGGTAAAAACGCAGACGCTCCAATATTGCTGTTTTATGGCTGTCCTGTCAATGATGAGtttgatgattttaataGAAATCTGTACAATGAGGCGATTACAACAGATAAAATTAGATTTATATGGAGATCGACTTGTTCTATGAATTTCCCAAGTAAAATCAACTCCGAATTTCCATTAACTTTTACCGTGAATGAAGAAAGTGATTTAAAGTCTTTATTAGACACAAAACTTCCTTTTAACATTCCCCATGAATTCACTGATTTAGATAAACTTTCCTTCGCAAAACCAACTCAGGAAGAATTGAGTGATATGGATATGAAAGTCACTAGTTTTTTAGTTAATCATTACCAGGAAACCAAAAATTTAACTGAATCCCTAGAATATACAAGAGCTGTACTCAATAATTATCCCTTTTTAATGCAACACTTTATAGAAATGCAACCAAACAAGAAGTTAAACAGCCTAATTTCAAGAAGCAATGAGGAACTAGAACGTATGGGAATCGATTATAAAATGTTAGGTCTTTACATTAATGGCCAAAATCATAAATATTCGACTTTAGATCAATACACGTTGTTGAATGCCATTTATAAAGAATACAGAGAAATCCAAAATTTGCAAGatatattagaaaaatatttgccTACAAATGTACTTACACCCACTTTAGCAAAAGATTTGTTAAATTCctattcttcattttccttaCCACATTTAAAGGAACTACAGCCCATCAAATTGGATCTACACAGAATAAGAGGATTCTCTGAAAGCGTCATTTATTTCAACGACatcgaagaagatgaacaaTATGAGGAACTCGAAAAAGATGCCACTAAATTCTTCGAAAAGTCAAAATTTGGTGAGATTCCTGAATATAGACGTAATTGGGCTGAGCTAATATTTGTCATAAACTTTGACatattgaataaagatCCAGATACACAACATGCATTAATGGGTTTGAACCGAGCTGTTCAAATCACAGGCGAGGGATATCCACAACGTATTGGGTTATTACCGCTTGGTTCTAGGGAGAATCCAAttgtaaagaaaatttatgagCTGAAAGATACTGATTCATCTGAattaaaattgtttttAGAAGAGTTGGGGAGCAAAGAAGATGTTATTTTTTCAGATTTCAGCAATATTCCAAATGTCGGTAAGCTATTGAAGCAACTACAGATCGCTGAAACTTCAATTATTGTCAATGGTGAAATTTATCCGTTTAAGATGAATACATGGAATTATCTTATCGCAAAAGTAATCAAGAAGGATGTTGCTTTCATTAAACAGGAATTAAATGAGTTTGCAGCACGAAACAATGTTCAGGGTGATAAAAACGTTGATGTTAGGGCACTTCTACATCTGAAATCAGCGGATAGTAGGCATCCAAAGTATACTCCTGACTATTTTGCAGATTCAGTTTACACTAAATCAAATGATAACACTCTTAATACAATTcctcaaaatataatcGAATTTAGTTTCAGTGAGAAATACAATATTCTTCATACTATCACATTATATGACAACTTTGATTCTCAAATCGCCTTGAAAAGGTTGAAGGCCCTTTCTAAAATAAAATTCCATGGTATAAGAATCAGAATGGTTCATTCTGGTGATGTCACTTCCTCTAATTGGATTTCTTTAAAGAATAACTTATCTAGTAGGAAGCAGCTGATTGCTAAAGTGGACAATCTAATTACCAAAAGCTATAGAAATATTCCAGATACAACATCTATACCACTCCAAGTGTTGCACTCTTGGCTGCCAGACATTCCCCTAGAGCATTTGAAGTCAcactctttttttctgttcAATGGTAGATTTATTCATCTGGACTCTGATGAAGTTCTAAGTGTTAAAAGGCTTCAGGCTATAGTGAAGAGAGAAGCACAAAGGACTTTGGATACAGTGTATGCActtaatgaaattgatccCGCTTTCGGAGAAAAGATGGCTGACCCAGGTTTTATAGAGACAGTGTCGTCAATCCTAACTATGCTATATTACAAAGGTACTACTATATATGAAGATGGGATTGAATACACGACTGAAACAACACTTTCAAGGATGGATTTTTCACAAATCTTGGCAGTGAATAATATCACTTATTTTGAACAACATAACCATGTCGAGAAACCTGTTGATCTGCTGCTTATCATAGATCCATTGGAAGAGAGAACACAACACATACTATCTTTACTTTCCAAGGTAGAAAATCTAGAATTCATTAACATAAAGGTGTTACTAATCTCAACGCTCTCTCTCAATATTGTTCCAATTGAAAGGGTGTACACTCTAAatcagaaaattcaaatgaaagaGCTTAGAGAAAACGATCTGCTAAATAATTGGGAGGTCGATATAGAAACACCTACTCATTTCTCCATTAATAGCTTTACAAGGCTAGAGAGTACAGTAATCGAAGTTCATGCATTTAATGAAGATTCACCAATTTCAGGAAGTAATGTCGACGGCATAGGTGGGGTTAGGTTACAGTTACTTGATTCAAGCGGTTCCATCATTGATACGCTTTCTACTATGACTACTTTTGGCTACGgtcaatttcatcttaATCAATTAGGCAAGAACTTCACAATTAAAAGTGCGGATGACGGCTATGAGGTGGAATCCTTTTCTTTGCATGGATATGCAGATTATGTTCCCTCCTCAAGCTTTGACATGTTGGATTTTaatccaaaaaaaatatacatCAAAGTTAAAATCTTGGACAGGGTATCAAAAGCTGTTGAACAAGACGGTGgattcaatatcttctctGTATTGAAAACTcatgaagatgaagaatcgTATAAAAGaatgattctttcaattctattATGGAAGCTAGTTGAGGATGATACCGAACAACTGACATTCTGGATCTTAGATCAGCCTTTTATATCTGAAGAATTCAAGCAATACTGTGAGATAATTAACGAACAGAATGAACTTCgtggaaaaattagatttatTGATTATGACTGGCCAGCTTGGTTGCGTCCTCAACGTTTCCGTTCAAGGAAAGTGGACATCTCAAAGCTACTATTCCTAGACGTACTGTTCCCAGAAAATATCACAAGCATAGTATATATGGCCCCGGTAGCTACACCAATCGATCCGTCTAGTCTGTTTGAATTGGATGCGAAGGCCAAATCATTCCGCCTTTTCAGAGTGAAAGGGAAGGGATACTGGGATGAAGGCTATTGGGAAAAAGTGCTAAAAGAGAATAACTTGAGCTTTTATTCGATTGGCCCAgcatttttaatgaatttggaTGTCATAAGAGCAAATGGAGATGCTGATAAATTGCGGATTCATTACCAGAGGCTCTCTGCCGACCCGAAATCTTTGATTAACATTGATCAAGATCTACTCAATGATTTACAGACAGCTATACCAATGGGGAGCCTTAGAAGGGCCCTTCTTGATAAACCCAAATTGGATACCACTCTT from Kazachstania africana CBS 2517 chromosome 5, complete genome includes:
- the ALA1 gene encoding alanine--tRNA ligase (similar to Saccharomyces cerevisiae ALA1 (YOR335C); ancestral locus Anc_7.58) — encoded protein: MTIGDKQKWTATNVRNTFLNYFNSKEHKFIKSSPVVPFDDPTLLFANAGMNQYKPIFLGTVDPASEFYTLKRAYNSQKCVRAGGKHNDLEDVGKDSYHHTFFEMLGNWSFGDYFKTDAIHYAWDLLTNVYGIPKDRLYVTYFEGDAKQGLEADEEARQLWRDVGVPEDHILPGNAKDNFWEMGDQGPCGPCSEIHYDRIGGRNAASLVNQDDPDVLEVWNLVFIQYNRESDGSLKSLPAKHIDTGMGFERLVSVLQDVRSNYDTDVFQPLFAKIQEITGARSYTGKFGDEDKDNIDTAYRVLADHVRTLTFALADGGVPNNEGRGYVLRRILRRGARYARKYMNYPIGNFFSTLAPTLIEQVKDIFPELTKDPSFLFEILDEEEASFAKTLDRGERLFEKYATTASQTTSKTLDGKQVWRLYDTYGFPVDLTELMAEEQGLKIDGPGFEKAKQESYEASKRGGKKGGSDLIKLNVHELNELNEENVAKTDDKAKYGTENIEGTILKLHDGSNFVNEISEPGKKYGIILDKTCFYAEQGGQEYDTGKIVIDDVAEFNVENVQLYNGFVFHTGSLEEGKLSVGDKIIAAYDELRRFPIKNNHTGTHILNLALKETLGNDVDQKGSLVAPEKLRFDFSHKKALTIDELRDVEKISNQQIKDNLTVYYKDVPLDLAKQISSVRAVFGETYPDPVRVVSVGVPVDDLLANPTSEEWHKYSVEFCGGTHVNKTSDIKYFVVLEESGIAKGIRRIVAVTGTEAFEAQRIADEFAEALTRAEQLPFSPIKEKKLKELGVQLGQLSISVITKHELKEKFNKADKLVKDEVKSRAKKEIKQTVDEVKNYFAENQDAKYFVKFIDIPTNAKAITEAVNFMKTSAKDKSMYLFTGNDPEGKIAHGCYISDDALSQGIEGQTLIKQVSSIVGGKAGGKGNVFQGMGDKSVEVNKAVVELDTLFKEKLSI
- the KRE5 gene encoding Kre5p (similar to Saccharomyces cerevisiae KRE5 (YOR336W); ancestral locus Anc_7.57); this encodes MKMLLLLVYLLCQFLSRTLAIKLSVPNDAFGVPESLRIWSIVNKLALDNNIDASILNELYPVITKLEELDEAQSVTDLVYDHLNDAVSNDMAQFFKLFDSLYPMGLQFEDDLNTPLNNDNFFMLNDQKYSKPDDVFYLKSKELKNQAKLGDSDVIASRNDVVIGKNADAPILLFYGCPVNDEFDDFNRNLYNEAITTDKIRFIWRSTCSMNFPSKINSEFPLTFTVNEESDLKSLLDTKLPFNIPHEFTDLDKLSFAKPTQEELSDMDMKVTSFLVNHYQETKNLTESLEYTRAVLNNYPFLMQHFIEMQPNKKLNSLISRSNEELERMGIDYKMLGLYINGQNHKYSTLDQYTLLNAIYKEYREIQNLQDILEKYLPTNVLTPTLAKDLLNSYSSFSLPHLKELQPIKLDLHRIRGFSESVIYFNDIEEDEQYEELEKDATKFFEKSKFGEIPEYRRNWAELIFVINFDILNKDPDTQHALMGLNRAVQITGEGYPQRIGLLPLGSRENPIVKKIYELKDTDSSELKLFLEELGSKEDVIFSDFSNIPNVGKLLKQLQIAETSIIVNGEIYPFKMNTWNYLIAKVIKKDVAFIKQELNEFAARNNVQGDKNVDVRALLHLKSADSRHPKYTPDYFADSVYTKSNDNTLNTIPQNIIEFSFSEKYNILHTITLYDNFDSQIALKRLKALSKIKFHGIRIRMVHSGDVTSSNWISLKNNLSSRKQLIAKVDNLITKSYRNIPDTTSIPLQVLHSWLPDIPLEHLKSHSFFLFNGRFIHLDSDEVLSVKRLQAIVKREAQRTLDTVYALNEIDPAFGEKMADPGFIETVSSILTMLYYKGTTIYEDGIEYTTETTLSRMDFSQILAVNNITYFEQHNHVEKPVDLLLIIDPLEERTQHILSLLSKVENLEFINIKVLLISTLSLNIVPIERVYTLNQKIQMKELRENDLLNNWEVDIETPTHFSINSFTRLESTVIEVHAFNEDSPISGSNVDGIGGVRLQLLDSSGSIIDTLSTMTTFGYGQFHLNQLGKNFTIKSADDGYEVESFSLHGYADYVPSSSFDMLDFNPKKIYIKVKILDRVSKAVEQDGGFNIFSVLKTHEDEESYKRMILSILLWKLVEDDTEQLTFWILDQPFISEEFKQYCEIINEQNELRGKIRFIDYDWPAWLRPQRFRSRKVDISKLLFLDVLFPENITSIVYMAPVATPIDPSSLFELDAKAKSFRLFRVKGKGYWDEGYWEKVLKENNLSFYSIGPAFLMNLDVIRANGDADKLRIHYQRLSADPKSLINIDQDLLNDLQTAIPMGSLRRALLDKPKLDTTLIERWESVIQDSIAAANSAAMDKEHDEIDYKNVSNDETTTLEEDEDYFHDEL